The following coding sequences are from one Syngnathus acus chromosome 12, fSynAcu1.2, whole genome shotgun sequence window:
- the LOC119131904 gene encoding seizure 6-like protein isoform X1 has translation MHVLMSRRTCVLLLLACGCVTPRAETSSCSATFQQPEGYIDSSKALPPAGHVRCTYTISVYAGYGVELQVKSVNLSDGELLSIRGVAEGGAWLLLANQTLLVEGQVIRSPSNTLAVFFSSPRDAVGSFLLHYQIFRLSCLLPKRPHFGEVSVLDLLPGGTARFHCHMGYHLQGQALLTCVNASRPAWSGKEPSCRALCGGTVKNATLGRVLSPSPRHGPDPRRDRTCSWSLEAAGEQQLHLHLERLLLGPADRLVLRSGLDAASPVLFDSGRSSRVPYEGLISEGPAVRIQFFTERPDQNTGVFDIRYEAFERGRCYEPYLQNGNFTTSDPLYGVGAVVQFACDPGHALEQGPPVIECIGARDPYWNDTEPLCKAQCGGDLSGPGGVILSPNWPEWYGEGEECAWNIHVGEDKRVLVDVQLLNISQGDSLTVTDGDEGAARLLGRYSGGRAPFKLFSATPDLSVTFRSGPALGKGEGFIINYMEVSRNDSCADLPEIQNGWRTRADGAARRGSRVTYRCDPGYDLQGGATLTCQPDLSWSTRPPSCQKIMYCSDPGQVEHASRSLSDTKLLVGTTVRYRCSPGYILQGGATITCYGREPGTPVWTSQLPRCAPEYSLTCADPGVPDNGYSLTTSKRVFLPGETLTFACYRGYQLVGDDAVECVQGTPSYWSGPLPICRGEPPCLANHALEVSHAGGAAVDGASLALAALVLLLLMSALLGGIYALATRCRPGSDLGLPLMYPHRYRQIVAEGEFDGAIYEAGGALTVGLAIPTQLCPSPVWHLASSAAHTGYE, from the exons ATGCATGTCTTGATGTCTCGGCGGACGTGCGTGTTGCTGTTGTTGGCTTGCGGCTGCGTTACGCCGCGTGCGG AAACTTCCAGCTGCTCGGCGACCTTCCAGCAGCCTGAAGGTTACATCGACTCGTCAAAGGCGCTTCCCCCAGCTGGCCATGTGCGCTGCACGTACACCATCAGCGTCTACGCGGGCTACGGCGTGGAGCTGCAG GTAAAGAGCGTCAACTTGTCGGACGGCGAGCTGCTGTCCATCCGGGGTGTGGCCGAGGGCGGGGCCTGGCTGCTGCTGGCCAATCAGACCCTGCTGGTGGAGGGCCAAGTCATCCGCAGCCCCAGCAACACGCTCGCCGTCTTCTTCAGCTCGCCGCGCGACGCCGTCGGCTCCTTCCTGCTGCACTACCAGA TCTTCCGCCTGAGTTGCTTACTCCCCAAGCGGCCCCACTTTGGGGAAGTGTCCGTGTTGGACCTGTTGCCCGGCGGCACCGCCCGCTTCCACTGCCACATGGGCTACCACCTGCAGGGGCAAGCGCTGCTCACCTGCGTCAACGCCTCACGGCCGGCATGGAGCGGCAAGGAGCCCTCCTGCAGAG CTCTCTGCGGTGGAACGGTGAAGAACGCCACCCTGGGCCGGGTGCTGTCCCCCTCGCCCCGCCACGGGCCCGATCCCAGGCGGGACCGCACGTGCTCCTGGTCCCTGGAGGCCGCAGGGGAGCAGCAGCTGCACCTGCACCTGGAGCGCCTCCTGCTGGGACCCGCCGACAG ACTGGTTCTGCGGAGCGGCCTGGATGCCGCTTCCCCGGTGCTCTTCGACTCGGGTCGGAGCTCGCGCGTCCCCTATGAGGGGCTGATCAGCGAGGGTCCTGCCGTGAGGATCCAGTTCTTCACAGAGCGGCCCGACCAGAACACGGGCGTATTCGACATCCGTTACGAAG CCTTCGAGCGAGGTCGCTGCTATGAGCCCTACCTCCAGAATGGCAACTTCACCACATCGGACCCCCTGTACGGCGTGGGCGCCGTGGTCCAGTTCGCTTGCGACCCGGGTCACGCCCTAGAACAGGGACCGCCCGTCATCGAGTGCATCGGTGCCAGAGACCCTTACTGGAACGACACGGAACCGCTTTGCAAAG CGCAATGCGGCGGCGACCTGAGCGGACCGGGCGGCGTCATCTTGTCGCCCAACTGGCCCGAGTGGTACGGCGAGGGCGAGGAGTGCGCGTGGAACATCCACGTTGGAGAAGACAAGCGGGTGCTCGTCGACGTGCAGCT TCTCAACATCAGCCAAGGGGACTCGCTGACGGTGACGGATGGCGACGAGGGCGCCGCCCGCCTGCTGGGCCGCTACTCGGGGGGTCGCGCTCCCTTCAAGCTCTTCTCCGCCACCCCCGACCTGAGCGTCACCTTCCGCTCAGGACCGGCGCTGGGCAAAGGGGAGGGCTTCATCATTAACTATATGG AGGTCTCCCGCAACGACTCGTGCGCTGACCTGCCCGAGATCCAAAACGGCTGGAGGACACGCGCGGACGGCGCCGCGCGACGCGGCTCCCGCGTCACCTACCGTTGCGACCCGGGATACGACCTGCAGGGCGGCGCCACCCTCACGTGCCAGCCGGACCTCTCGTGGAGCAcgcggccgccatcttgtCAAAAGA TCATGTACTGTTCAGACCCAGGTCAGGTGGAGCACGCCTCTCGCTCCCTGTCGGACACCAAGCTGTTGGTGGGGACCACCGTCCGCTACCGCTGCAGTCCCGGCTACATCCTGCAGGGCGGCGCCACCATCACCTGCTACGGCCGTGAGCCGGGCACGCCCGTGTGGACTTCGCAACTCCCGCGATGCGCCC CCGAGTACTCGCTGACGTGCGCTGACCCCGGCGTCCCCGACAACGGTTACTCGCTGACAACATCCAAGCGCGTATTCCTGCCCGGGGAGACGCTGACCTTCGCCTGTTACCGCGGCTACCAGCTGGTTGGGGACGACGCTGTGGAGTGCGTCCAGGGAACCCCCTCCTACTGGAGCGGACCGCTACCCATCTGCAGGG GTGAGCCTCCCTGCCTCGCCAACCACGCTTTGGAAG TGTCACATGCCGGCGGCGCGGCAGTGGATGGCGCAAGTTTGGCGTTGGCTGCCTTAGTCCTGCTTCTGCTGATGTCGGCGCTCCTGGGAGGCATTTATGCGCTGGCCACTCG GTGTCGCCCCGGCTCGGACCTGGGTCTGCCCCTGATGTACCCGCACCGTTACCGGCAGATCGTGGCGGAGGGCGAGTTTGACGGCGCCATCTACGAGGCGGGCGGCGCG TTGACCGTAGGGTTGGCGATTCCGACCCAGCTCTGTCCGAGTCCCGTGTGGCACCTTGCCTCCAGTGCTGCTCACACTGGGTATGAATGA
- the LOC119131904 gene encoding seizure 6-like protein isoform X5: MHVLMSRRTCVLLLLACGCVTPRAETSSCSATFQQPEGYIDSSKALPPAGHVRCTYTISVYAGYGVELQVKSVNLSDGELLSIRGVAEGGAWLLLANQTLLVEGQVIRSPSNTLAVFFSSPRDAVGSFLLHYQIFRLSCLLPKRPHFGEVSVLDLLPGGTARFHCHMGYHLQGQALLTCVNASRPAWSGKEPSCRALCGGTVKNATLGRVLSPSPRHGPDPRRDRTCSWSLEAAGEQQLHLHLERLLLGPADRLVLRSGLDAASPVLFDSGRSSRVPYEGLISEGPAVRIQFFTERPDQNTGVFDIRYEAFERGRCYEPYLQNGNFTTSDPLYGVGAVVQFACDPGHALEQGPPVIECIGARDPYWNDTEPLCKAQCGGDLSGPGGVILSPNWPEWYGEGEECAWNIHVGEDKRVLVDVQLLNISQGDSLTVTDGDEGAARLLGRYSGGRAPFKLFSATPDLSVTFRSGPALGKGEGFIINYMEVSRNDSCADLPEIQNGWRTRADGAARRGSRVTYRCDPGYDLQGGATLTCQPDLSWSTRPPSCQKIMYCSDPGQVEHASRSLSDTKLLVGTTVRYRCSPGYILQGGATITCYGREPGTPVWTSQLPRCAPEYSLTCADPGVPDNGYSLTTSKRVFLPGETLTFACYRGYQLVGDDAVECVQGTPSYWSGPLPICRGEPPCLANHALEGLSRV, translated from the exons ATGCATGTCTTGATGTCTCGGCGGACGTGCGTGTTGCTGTTGTTGGCTTGCGGCTGCGTTACGCCGCGTGCGG AAACTTCCAGCTGCTCGGCGACCTTCCAGCAGCCTGAAGGTTACATCGACTCGTCAAAGGCGCTTCCCCCAGCTGGCCATGTGCGCTGCACGTACACCATCAGCGTCTACGCGGGCTACGGCGTGGAGCTGCAG GTAAAGAGCGTCAACTTGTCGGACGGCGAGCTGCTGTCCATCCGGGGTGTGGCCGAGGGCGGGGCCTGGCTGCTGCTGGCCAATCAGACCCTGCTGGTGGAGGGCCAAGTCATCCGCAGCCCCAGCAACACGCTCGCCGTCTTCTTCAGCTCGCCGCGCGACGCCGTCGGCTCCTTCCTGCTGCACTACCAGA TCTTCCGCCTGAGTTGCTTACTCCCCAAGCGGCCCCACTTTGGGGAAGTGTCCGTGTTGGACCTGTTGCCCGGCGGCACCGCCCGCTTCCACTGCCACATGGGCTACCACCTGCAGGGGCAAGCGCTGCTCACCTGCGTCAACGCCTCACGGCCGGCATGGAGCGGCAAGGAGCCCTCCTGCAGAG CTCTCTGCGGTGGAACGGTGAAGAACGCCACCCTGGGCCGGGTGCTGTCCCCCTCGCCCCGCCACGGGCCCGATCCCAGGCGGGACCGCACGTGCTCCTGGTCCCTGGAGGCCGCAGGGGAGCAGCAGCTGCACCTGCACCTGGAGCGCCTCCTGCTGGGACCCGCCGACAG ACTGGTTCTGCGGAGCGGCCTGGATGCCGCTTCCCCGGTGCTCTTCGACTCGGGTCGGAGCTCGCGCGTCCCCTATGAGGGGCTGATCAGCGAGGGTCCTGCCGTGAGGATCCAGTTCTTCACAGAGCGGCCCGACCAGAACACGGGCGTATTCGACATCCGTTACGAAG CCTTCGAGCGAGGTCGCTGCTATGAGCCCTACCTCCAGAATGGCAACTTCACCACATCGGACCCCCTGTACGGCGTGGGCGCCGTGGTCCAGTTCGCTTGCGACCCGGGTCACGCCCTAGAACAGGGACCGCCCGTCATCGAGTGCATCGGTGCCAGAGACCCTTACTGGAACGACACGGAACCGCTTTGCAAAG CGCAATGCGGCGGCGACCTGAGCGGACCGGGCGGCGTCATCTTGTCGCCCAACTGGCCCGAGTGGTACGGCGAGGGCGAGGAGTGCGCGTGGAACATCCACGTTGGAGAAGACAAGCGGGTGCTCGTCGACGTGCAGCT TCTCAACATCAGCCAAGGGGACTCGCTGACGGTGACGGATGGCGACGAGGGCGCCGCCCGCCTGCTGGGCCGCTACTCGGGGGGTCGCGCTCCCTTCAAGCTCTTCTCCGCCACCCCCGACCTGAGCGTCACCTTCCGCTCAGGACCGGCGCTGGGCAAAGGGGAGGGCTTCATCATTAACTATATGG AGGTCTCCCGCAACGACTCGTGCGCTGACCTGCCCGAGATCCAAAACGGCTGGAGGACACGCGCGGACGGCGCCGCGCGACGCGGCTCCCGCGTCACCTACCGTTGCGACCCGGGATACGACCTGCAGGGCGGCGCCACCCTCACGTGCCAGCCGGACCTCTCGTGGAGCAcgcggccgccatcttgtCAAAAGA TCATGTACTGTTCAGACCCAGGTCAGGTGGAGCACGCCTCTCGCTCCCTGTCGGACACCAAGCTGTTGGTGGGGACCACCGTCCGCTACCGCTGCAGTCCCGGCTACATCCTGCAGGGCGGCGCCACCATCACCTGCTACGGCCGTGAGCCGGGCACGCCCGTGTGGACTTCGCAACTCCCGCGATGCGCCC CCGAGTACTCGCTGACGTGCGCTGACCCCGGCGTCCCCGACAACGGTTACTCGCTGACAACATCCAAGCGCGTATTCCTGCCCGGGGAGACGCTGACCTTCGCCTGTTACCGCGGCTACCAGCTGGTTGGGGACGACGCTGTGGAGTGCGTCCAGGGAACCCCCTCCTACTGGAGCGGACCGCTACCCATCTGCAGGG GTGAGCCTCCCTGCCTCGCCAACCACGCTTTGGAAG GACTCTCACGAGTATGA
- the LOC119131904 gene encoding seizure 6-like protein isoform X2 — protein sequence MHVLMSRRTCVLLLLACGCVTPRAETSSCSATFQQPEGYIDSSKALPPAGHVRCTYTISVYAGYGVELQVKSVNLSDGELLSIRGVAEGGAWLLLANQTLLVEGQVIRSPSNTLAVFFSSPRDAVGSFLLHYQIFRLSCLLPKRPHFGEVSVLDLLPGGTARFHCHMGYHLQGQALLTCVNASRPAWSGKEPSCRALCGGTVKNATLGRVLSPSPRHGPDPRRDRTCSWSLEAAGEQQLHLHLERLLLGPADRLVLRSGLDAASPVLFDSGRSSRVPYEGLISEGPAVRIQFFTERPDQNTGVFDIRYEAFERGRCYEPYLQNGNFTTSDPLYGVGAVVQFACDPGHALEQGPPVIECIGARDPYWNDTEPLCKAQCGGDLSGPGGVILSPNWPEWYGEGEECAWNIHVGEDKRVLVDVQLLNISQGDSLTVTDGDEGAARLLGRYSGGRAPFKLFSATPDLSVTFRSGPALGKGEGFIINYMEVSRNDSCADLPEIQNGWRTRADGAARRGSRVTYRCDPGYDLQGGATLTCQPDLSWSTRPPSCQKIMYCSDPGQVEHASRSLSDTKLLVGTTVRYRCSPGYILQGGATITCYGREPGTPVWTSQLPRCAPEYSLTCADPGVPDNGYSLTTSKRVFLPGETLTFACYRGYQLVGDDAVECVQGTPSYWSGPLPICRGEPPCLANHALEVSHAGGAAVDGASLALAALVLLLLMSALLGGIYALATRCRPGSDLGLPLMYPHRYRQIVAEGEFDGAIYEAGGAGWRFRPSSVRVPCGTLPPVLLTLGLSRV from the exons ATGCATGTCTTGATGTCTCGGCGGACGTGCGTGTTGCTGTTGTTGGCTTGCGGCTGCGTTACGCCGCGTGCGG AAACTTCCAGCTGCTCGGCGACCTTCCAGCAGCCTGAAGGTTACATCGACTCGTCAAAGGCGCTTCCCCCAGCTGGCCATGTGCGCTGCACGTACACCATCAGCGTCTACGCGGGCTACGGCGTGGAGCTGCAG GTAAAGAGCGTCAACTTGTCGGACGGCGAGCTGCTGTCCATCCGGGGTGTGGCCGAGGGCGGGGCCTGGCTGCTGCTGGCCAATCAGACCCTGCTGGTGGAGGGCCAAGTCATCCGCAGCCCCAGCAACACGCTCGCCGTCTTCTTCAGCTCGCCGCGCGACGCCGTCGGCTCCTTCCTGCTGCACTACCAGA TCTTCCGCCTGAGTTGCTTACTCCCCAAGCGGCCCCACTTTGGGGAAGTGTCCGTGTTGGACCTGTTGCCCGGCGGCACCGCCCGCTTCCACTGCCACATGGGCTACCACCTGCAGGGGCAAGCGCTGCTCACCTGCGTCAACGCCTCACGGCCGGCATGGAGCGGCAAGGAGCCCTCCTGCAGAG CTCTCTGCGGTGGAACGGTGAAGAACGCCACCCTGGGCCGGGTGCTGTCCCCCTCGCCCCGCCACGGGCCCGATCCCAGGCGGGACCGCACGTGCTCCTGGTCCCTGGAGGCCGCAGGGGAGCAGCAGCTGCACCTGCACCTGGAGCGCCTCCTGCTGGGACCCGCCGACAG ACTGGTTCTGCGGAGCGGCCTGGATGCCGCTTCCCCGGTGCTCTTCGACTCGGGTCGGAGCTCGCGCGTCCCCTATGAGGGGCTGATCAGCGAGGGTCCTGCCGTGAGGATCCAGTTCTTCACAGAGCGGCCCGACCAGAACACGGGCGTATTCGACATCCGTTACGAAG CCTTCGAGCGAGGTCGCTGCTATGAGCCCTACCTCCAGAATGGCAACTTCACCACATCGGACCCCCTGTACGGCGTGGGCGCCGTGGTCCAGTTCGCTTGCGACCCGGGTCACGCCCTAGAACAGGGACCGCCCGTCATCGAGTGCATCGGTGCCAGAGACCCTTACTGGAACGACACGGAACCGCTTTGCAAAG CGCAATGCGGCGGCGACCTGAGCGGACCGGGCGGCGTCATCTTGTCGCCCAACTGGCCCGAGTGGTACGGCGAGGGCGAGGAGTGCGCGTGGAACATCCACGTTGGAGAAGACAAGCGGGTGCTCGTCGACGTGCAGCT TCTCAACATCAGCCAAGGGGACTCGCTGACGGTGACGGATGGCGACGAGGGCGCCGCCCGCCTGCTGGGCCGCTACTCGGGGGGTCGCGCTCCCTTCAAGCTCTTCTCCGCCACCCCCGACCTGAGCGTCACCTTCCGCTCAGGACCGGCGCTGGGCAAAGGGGAGGGCTTCATCATTAACTATATGG AGGTCTCCCGCAACGACTCGTGCGCTGACCTGCCCGAGATCCAAAACGGCTGGAGGACACGCGCGGACGGCGCCGCGCGACGCGGCTCCCGCGTCACCTACCGTTGCGACCCGGGATACGACCTGCAGGGCGGCGCCACCCTCACGTGCCAGCCGGACCTCTCGTGGAGCAcgcggccgccatcttgtCAAAAGA TCATGTACTGTTCAGACCCAGGTCAGGTGGAGCACGCCTCTCGCTCCCTGTCGGACACCAAGCTGTTGGTGGGGACCACCGTCCGCTACCGCTGCAGTCCCGGCTACATCCTGCAGGGCGGCGCCACCATCACCTGCTACGGCCGTGAGCCGGGCACGCCCGTGTGGACTTCGCAACTCCCGCGATGCGCCC CCGAGTACTCGCTGACGTGCGCTGACCCCGGCGTCCCCGACAACGGTTACTCGCTGACAACATCCAAGCGCGTATTCCTGCCCGGGGAGACGCTGACCTTCGCCTGTTACCGCGGCTACCAGCTGGTTGGGGACGACGCTGTGGAGTGCGTCCAGGGAACCCCCTCCTACTGGAGCGGACCGCTACCCATCTGCAGGG GTGAGCCTCCCTGCCTCGCCAACCACGCTTTGGAAG TGTCACATGCCGGCGGCGCGGCAGTGGATGGCGCAAGTTTGGCGTTGGCTGCCTTAGTCCTGCTTCTGCTGATGTCGGCGCTCCTGGGAGGCATTTATGCGCTGGCCACTCG GTGTCGCCCCGGCTCGGACCTGGGTCTGCCCCTGATGTACCCGCACCGTTACCGGCAGATCGTGGCGGAGGGCGAGTTTGACGGCGCCATCTACGAGGCGGGCGGCGCG GGTTGGCGATTCCGACCCAGCTCTGTCCGAGTCCCGTGTGGCACCTTGCCTCCAGTGCTGCTCACACTGG GACTCTCACGAGTATGA
- the LOC119131904 gene encoding seizure 6-like protein isoform X4 translates to MHVLMSRRTCVLLLLACGCVTPRAETSSCSATFQQPEGYIDSSKALPPAGHVRCTYTISVYAGYGVELQVKSVNLSDGELLSIRGVAEGGAWLLLANQTLLVEGQVIRSPSNTLAVFFSSPRDAVGSFLLHYQIFRLSCLLPKRPHFGEVSVLDLLPGGTARFHCHMGYHLQGQALLTCVNASRPAWSGKEPSCRALCGGTVKNATLGRVLSPSPRHGPDPRRDRTCSWSLEAAGEQQLHLHLERLLLGPADRLVLRSGLDAASPVLFDSGRSSRVPYEGLISEGPAVRIQFFTERPDQNTGVFDIRYEAFERGRCYEPYLQNGNFTTSDPLYGVGAVVQFACDPGHALEQGPPVIECIGARDPYWNDTEPLCKAQCGGDLSGPGGVILSPNWPEWYGEGEECAWNIHVGEDKRVLVDVQLLNISQGDSLTVTDGDEGAARLLGRYSGGRAPFKLFSATPDLSVTFRSGPALGKGEGFIINYMEVSRNDSCADLPEIQNGWRTRADGAARRGSRVTYRCDPGYDLQGGATLTCQPDLSWSTRPPSCQKIMYCSDPGQVEHASRSLSDTKLLVGTTVRYRCSPGYILQGGATITCYGREPGTPVWTSQLPRCAPEYSLTCADPGVPDNGYSLTTSKRVFLPGETLTFACYRGYQLVGDDAVECVQGTPSYWSGPLPICRGEPPCLANHALEVSHAGGAAVDGASLALAALVLLLLMSALLGGIYALATRCRPGSDLGLPLMYPHRYRQIVAEGEFDGAIYEAGGADSHEYEVSI, encoded by the exons ATGCATGTCTTGATGTCTCGGCGGACGTGCGTGTTGCTGTTGTTGGCTTGCGGCTGCGTTACGCCGCGTGCGG AAACTTCCAGCTGCTCGGCGACCTTCCAGCAGCCTGAAGGTTACATCGACTCGTCAAAGGCGCTTCCCCCAGCTGGCCATGTGCGCTGCACGTACACCATCAGCGTCTACGCGGGCTACGGCGTGGAGCTGCAG GTAAAGAGCGTCAACTTGTCGGACGGCGAGCTGCTGTCCATCCGGGGTGTGGCCGAGGGCGGGGCCTGGCTGCTGCTGGCCAATCAGACCCTGCTGGTGGAGGGCCAAGTCATCCGCAGCCCCAGCAACACGCTCGCCGTCTTCTTCAGCTCGCCGCGCGACGCCGTCGGCTCCTTCCTGCTGCACTACCAGA TCTTCCGCCTGAGTTGCTTACTCCCCAAGCGGCCCCACTTTGGGGAAGTGTCCGTGTTGGACCTGTTGCCCGGCGGCACCGCCCGCTTCCACTGCCACATGGGCTACCACCTGCAGGGGCAAGCGCTGCTCACCTGCGTCAACGCCTCACGGCCGGCATGGAGCGGCAAGGAGCCCTCCTGCAGAG CTCTCTGCGGTGGAACGGTGAAGAACGCCACCCTGGGCCGGGTGCTGTCCCCCTCGCCCCGCCACGGGCCCGATCCCAGGCGGGACCGCACGTGCTCCTGGTCCCTGGAGGCCGCAGGGGAGCAGCAGCTGCACCTGCACCTGGAGCGCCTCCTGCTGGGACCCGCCGACAG ACTGGTTCTGCGGAGCGGCCTGGATGCCGCTTCCCCGGTGCTCTTCGACTCGGGTCGGAGCTCGCGCGTCCCCTATGAGGGGCTGATCAGCGAGGGTCCTGCCGTGAGGATCCAGTTCTTCACAGAGCGGCCCGACCAGAACACGGGCGTATTCGACATCCGTTACGAAG CCTTCGAGCGAGGTCGCTGCTATGAGCCCTACCTCCAGAATGGCAACTTCACCACATCGGACCCCCTGTACGGCGTGGGCGCCGTGGTCCAGTTCGCTTGCGACCCGGGTCACGCCCTAGAACAGGGACCGCCCGTCATCGAGTGCATCGGTGCCAGAGACCCTTACTGGAACGACACGGAACCGCTTTGCAAAG CGCAATGCGGCGGCGACCTGAGCGGACCGGGCGGCGTCATCTTGTCGCCCAACTGGCCCGAGTGGTACGGCGAGGGCGAGGAGTGCGCGTGGAACATCCACGTTGGAGAAGACAAGCGGGTGCTCGTCGACGTGCAGCT TCTCAACATCAGCCAAGGGGACTCGCTGACGGTGACGGATGGCGACGAGGGCGCCGCCCGCCTGCTGGGCCGCTACTCGGGGGGTCGCGCTCCCTTCAAGCTCTTCTCCGCCACCCCCGACCTGAGCGTCACCTTCCGCTCAGGACCGGCGCTGGGCAAAGGGGAGGGCTTCATCATTAACTATATGG AGGTCTCCCGCAACGACTCGTGCGCTGACCTGCCCGAGATCCAAAACGGCTGGAGGACACGCGCGGACGGCGCCGCGCGACGCGGCTCCCGCGTCACCTACCGTTGCGACCCGGGATACGACCTGCAGGGCGGCGCCACCCTCACGTGCCAGCCGGACCTCTCGTGGAGCAcgcggccgccatcttgtCAAAAGA TCATGTACTGTTCAGACCCAGGTCAGGTGGAGCACGCCTCTCGCTCCCTGTCGGACACCAAGCTGTTGGTGGGGACCACCGTCCGCTACCGCTGCAGTCCCGGCTACATCCTGCAGGGCGGCGCCACCATCACCTGCTACGGCCGTGAGCCGGGCACGCCCGTGTGGACTTCGCAACTCCCGCGATGCGCCC CCGAGTACTCGCTGACGTGCGCTGACCCCGGCGTCCCCGACAACGGTTACTCGCTGACAACATCCAAGCGCGTATTCCTGCCCGGGGAGACGCTGACCTTCGCCTGTTACCGCGGCTACCAGCTGGTTGGGGACGACGCTGTGGAGTGCGTCCAGGGAACCCCCTCCTACTGGAGCGGACCGCTACCCATCTGCAGGG GTGAGCCTCCCTGCCTCGCCAACCACGCTTTGGAAG TGTCACATGCCGGCGGCGCGGCAGTGGATGGCGCAAGTTTGGCGTTGGCTGCCTTAGTCCTGCTTCTGCTGATGTCGGCGCTCCTGGGAGGCATTTATGCGCTGGCCACTCG GTGTCGCCCCGGCTCGGACCTGGGTCTGCCCCTGATGTACCCGCACCGTTACCGGCAGATCGTGGCGGAGGGCGAGTTTGACGGCGCCATCTACGAGGCGGGCGGCGCG GACTCTCACGAGTATGAAGTGTCCATTTGA